The nucleotide window GCGGCCAGCAGCTGCCGGGTGTACGGCTCCCGCGGATTCGCGAAGATCGAGTACACATCCCCGGTCTCCACGACCTCGCCGAGCTGGACGACGACGACACGGTCCGCGATGTCCGCCACGACGCCGAGGTTGTGGGTGATCAGCAGGATTCCGGCCCCGGTGCGATCGCGTAGCCGGACGAGCAGGTCGAGGATCTCGCGCTGGACCGAGACGTCGAGGGCGGTGGTGGGTTCGTCGGCGAGCAGGAGGACGGGATCGTTCGCGAGCGCGAGTGCGATCACCACTCGCTGCTTCTGTCCGCCGGACAACTGGTGCGGATAGTGGTCGACCCGCGTCTGGGGATCGGGGATGTCGACGAGCGCAAGGAGTTCTACGGCGCGGGCCCGCGCCCGCTGCCGGGGGACATGCCCATGCGCGCGCAGGGCCTGGCGCAGTTGCCATCCGATGGTCTGCGACGGATTGAGCGCCGTCTGCGGTTCCTGGAAGACCATCGCCACCCGGGCGCCGCGGATGCCGTCGAGCACGCGGTCGGGCCGGTTGAGGACCTCCACGCCGTCGACCCGCACCGATCCCGTGGCGCGGGCGGTGTCGGGGAGCAGCCCGATGGCGGCACGGGCGGTGATGCTCTTGCCGGACCCGGACTCTCCCACCAGCGCCACGATCTCGCCCCGATCGACCCTCAGGTCGATGCCCGCGACGGCGGGCCGGGGATACGAGAAGTCGACGTGCAGATCGTCGACGACGAGGGCCGCGGATCCGGTCTCCGGGGACCCGCCGTCCCGGGACGTCGTGTTCGAGCTGGTGACGGTCATCGTCCTACCCTCCGGTCGTGCGAAATGGATTGGGCGATCAGGTAGAACCCCAGGACGAGGACGGACACGACCAGCAGGGGGCCCAGCGAGAACCACGGATTGGTCTCCAGGTATCCGTTGCCGGTCGCCAGGATCGATCCCAGCGAGGGTGTCGGCGCGACCACGCCGACCCCGAGGTAGCTCAGTGCGCCTTCGATGAACACCGCCAGCGACAGCGACAGCGCGAACTGGACCGCGAGCGACTCGACCGAGTTGGGCAGGACATGTCGCAGAAGCACCCGGGGAGTCGACGCGCCGCTGACCCGCGCCGCCTCGACGTAGGGCATCTCCCGGATTCGCAACACCGAGGTGCGGGTGAGCCGACCGAAGATCGGGATCTCCGCGACGGCGATGACGATCCCCACCGTCAACGCACCGGGGCCGAGGATCGCGGTGAGCGTGATGCCGAGGATCAGGGCGGGGAACGCCAGGATCACGTCGAACACCCGCTGGGCGACGACATCGCTGACGGGACTCGAGACGGTGATCAGCCCGGCGAGGATGCCGATCGCGGCACCCACCGGGACGGCGGTGAAGATGATCAGCAGGTCGATCCGGATCCCGTGGATCACGCGCGTCAGCAGGTC belongs to Gordonia sp. KTR9 and includes:
- a CDS encoding ABC transporter permease, yielding MSHSLTGFSGASTTGATPDPDLAPGLLPESPDDREAHGSRSPLWRSLFRGTGLVGSVLVGLVVLLAVFGPFVTSFGPDQQIDGAYLLSPNAEHWLGTDEVNRDLLTRVIHGIRIDLLIIFTAVPVGAAIGILAGLITVSSPVSDVVAQRVFDVILAFPALILGITLTAILGPGALTVGIVIAVAEIPIFGRLTRTSVLRIREMPYVEAARVSGASTPRVLLRHVLPNSVESLAVQFALSLSLAVFIEGALSYLGVGVVAPTPSLGSILATGNGYLETNPWFSLGPLLVVSVLVLGFYLIAQSISHDRRVGR